One genomic window of Salvia miltiorrhiza cultivar Shanhuang (shh) chromosome 4, IMPLAD_Smil_shh, whole genome shotgun sequence includes the following:
- the LOC131020250 gene encoding L-Ala-D/L-amino acid epimerase isoform X2, with protein MAASSGISITLSLSLNHDSNKHSNTSKMVPSAALLSPPLCFARLGKKPTACMTTTAPAAPQSACLGFKNLMETYTVNVQRAEGRALNVPLLAPFTIASSRLDGVENVAVRLELSNGCVGWGESPILPHVTAEDQATALAAVADACRALKQSPGKTLGLVLGEIQGMLPGHSFASVRAGIEMALIDAVANSIGIPLWRLFGGFSDTITTDITIPIVSPTEAAELATKYRVQGFKTLKLKVGKNLTSDIEVLKAIRTVHPDCLFILDANEGYSSEEAIQVLQKLHEMEVTPILFEQPVHRDDWKGLGHVSHVARTKYGVSVAADESCRSLDDVKKIVKEDLAHVVNIKLAKVGVLGALEIIDLARASGLELMIGGMVETRLAMGFAGHLAAGLGCFKFIDLDTPLLLAEDPVLGGYEVSGPIYKFTNARGHGGFLHWDNIV; from the exons atggCGGCATCTTCTGGCATCAGCATCACTCTCTCGCTCTCCTTGAATCACGATTCAAACAAACACTCAAATACAAGCAAAATGGTTCCTTCCGCCGCCTTGCTCTCGCCGCCGCTCTGTTTCGCCAGGCTCGGGAAGAAACCCACCGCCTGCATGACCACCACGGCGCCGGCGGCGCCCCAGTCGGCGTGCCTGGGGTTCAAAAATCTGATGGAGACTTACACCGTGAACGTGCAGAGGGCGGAGGGGCGGGCGCTGAACGTGCCGCTGCTGGCTCCCTTCACGATCGCGTCGTCGCGGCTCGACGGGGTCGAGAATGTGGCCGTCCGGCTGGAGCTCAGCAACGGCTGCGTCGGCTGGGGGGAGTCGCCCATTCTGCCGCACGTCACGGCGGAGGATCAGGCCACGGCGCTGGCCGCGGTGGCCGACGCCTGCCGGGCTCTGAAGCAGAGCCCCGGAAAGACCTTGGGCCTCGTTCTCGGTGAGATTCAGGGGATGCTTCCTGGCCATTCATTTGCTTCT GTCAGAGCAGGAATCGAGATGGCATTGATTGATGCAGTTGCAAACAGCATCGGAATACCTCTATGGAGACTGTTTGGTGGATTCTCAGACACAATAACAACAGATATAACA ATTCCAATAGTTTCCCCAACTGAAGCAGCGGAGCTGGCTACAAAGTATCGTGTTCAAGGTTTCAAGACTTTGAAGCTCAAAGTGGGGAAGAACTTGACATCTGATATCGAAGTTCTTAAAGCTATACGCACGGTCCATCCCGAttgtttgttcattttagaTGCTAATGAAGGTTATAGCTCCGAGGAAGCCATTCAAGTTCTCCAAAAATTACATG AAATGGAGGTGACGCCTATTCTTTTTGAACAGCCAGTTCACCGAGATGACTGGAAGGGTCTTGGTCATGTTAGTCACGTTGCAAGAACCAAGTACGGGGTATCTGTTGCTGCTGATGAAAGTTGCCGTAGTTTAGATGATGTAAAGAAAATAGTGAAGGAAGACCTTGCACATGTGGTCAACATCAAGCTCGCCAAAGTGGGAGTGCTTGGGGCTCTCGAGATTATTGATTTAGCAAGGGCGTCGGGATTAGAATTGATGATTGGTGGTATGGTTGAAACAAGACTTGCAATGGGCTTTGCTGGTCATTTGGCAGCTGGTCTCGGGTGTTTCAA ATTCATTGACCTCGACACTCCCCTCTTACTGGCAGAGGATCCAGTTCTCGGGGGTTATGAAG TTTCTGGCCCGATTTACAAGTTCACTAATGCTAGAGGTCACGGAGGTTTTCTACACTGGGATAATATTGTCTG A
- the LOC131020250 gene encoding L-Ala-D/L-amino acid epimerase isoform X1, which yields MAASSGISITLSLSLNHDSNKHSNTSKMVPSAALLSPPLCFARLGKKPTACMTTTAPAAPQSACLGFKNLMETYTVNVQRAEGRALNVPLLAPFTIASSRLDGVENVAVRLELSNGCVGWGESPILPHVTAEDQATALAAVADACRALKQSPGKTLGLVLGEIQGMLPGHSFASVRAGIEMALIDAVANSIGIPLWRLFGGFSDTITTDITIPIVSPTEAAELATKYRVQGFKTLKLKVGKNLTSDIEVLKAIRTVHPDCLFILDANEGYSSEEAIQVLQKLHEMEVTPILFEQPVHRDDWKGLGHVSHVARTKYGVSVAADESCRSLDDVKKIVKEDLAHVVNIKLAKVGVLGALEIIDLARASGLELMIGGMVETRLAMGFAGHLAAGLGCFKFIDLDTPLLLAEDPVLGGYEVSGPIYKFTNARGHGGFLHWDNIVW from the exons atggCGGCATCTTCTGGCATCAGCATCACTCTCTCGCTCTCCTTGAATCACGATTCAAACAAACACTCAAATACAAGCAAAATGGTTCCTTCCGCCGCCTTGCTCTCGCCGCCGCTCTGTTTCGCCAGGCTCGGGAAGAAACCCACCGCCTGCATGACCACCACGGCGCCGGCGGCGCCCCAGTCGGCGTGCCTGGGGTTCAAAAATCTGATGGAGACTTACACCGTGAACGTGCAGAGGGCGGAGGGGCGGGCGCTGAACGTGCCGCTGCTGGCTCCCTTCACGATCGCGTCGTCGCGGCTCGACGGGGTCGAGAATGTGGCCGTCCGGCTGGAGCTCAGCAACGGCTGCGTCGGCTGGGGGGAGTCGCCCATTCTGCCGCACGTCACGGCGGAGGATCAGGCCACGGCGCTGGCCGCGGTGGCCGACGCCTGCCGGGCTCTGAAGCAGAGCCCCGGAAAGACCTTGGGCCTCGTTCTCGGTGAGATTCAGGGGATGCTTCCTGGCCATTCATTTGCTTCT GTCAGAGCAGGAATCGAGATGGCATTGATTGATGCAGTTGCAAACAGCATCGGAATACCTCTATGGAGACTGTTTGGTGGATTCTCAGACACAATAACAACAGATATAACA ATTCCAATAGTTTCCCCAACTGAAGCAGCGGAGCTGGCTACAAAGTATCGTGTTCAAGGTTTCAAGACTTTGAAGCTCAAAGTGGGGAAGAACTTGACATCTGATATCGAAGTTCTTAAAGCTATACGCACGGTCCATCCCGAttgtttgttcattttagaTGCTAATGAAGGTTATAGCTCCGAGGAAGCCATTCAAGTTCTCCAAAAATTACATG AAATGGAGGTGACGCCTATTCTTTTTGAACAGCCAGTTCACCGAGATGACTGGAAGGGTCTTGGTCATGTTAGTCACGTTGCAAGAACCAAGTACGGGGTATCTGTTGCTGCTGATGAAAGTTGCCGTAGTTTAGATGATGTAAAGAAAATAGTGAAGGAAGACCTTGCACATGTGGTCAACATCAAGCTCGCCAAAGTGGGAGTGCTTGGGGCTCTCGAGATTATTGATTTAGCAAGGGCGTCGGGATTAGAATTGATGATTGGTGGTATGGTTGAAACAAGACTTGCAATGGGCTTTGCTGGTCATTTGGCAGCTGGTCTCGGGTGTTTCAA ATTCATTGACCTCGACACTCCCCTCTTACTGGCAGAGGATCCAGTTCTCGGGGGTTATGAAG TTTCTGGCCCGATTTACAAGTTCACTAATGCTAGAGGTCACGGAGGTTTTCTACACTGGGATAATATTGTCTGGTAA
- the LOC131020253 gene encoding LOW QUALITY PROTEIN: kinesin-like protein NACK1 (The sequence of the model RefSeq protein was modified relative to this genomic sequence to represent the inferred CDS: deleted 1 base in 1 codon), giving the protein MTVRTPGTPASKVDRTPAAATPGGNTNRAREEKIVVTVRLRPLSKREQASKDQIAWECIDDHTIVYNPSPQERAVLPASFSFDKVFGPDCSTENVYEDGVKTVALSALMGINATIFAYGQTSSGKTYTMRGITEKAVNDIYMHIINTPERDFRIKISGLEIYNENVRDLLNSESGRSLKLLDDPEKGTVVEKLVEETAKDGQHLRHLIHVCDAQRQVGETALNDTSSRSHQIIRLTIESTLRESSNCVRSYVASLNFVDLAGSERASQTNAEGARLREGCHINLSLMTLTTVIRKLSVGKRSGHIPYRDSKLTRILQHSLGGNARTAIICTLSPATSHAEQSRNTLLFATRAKEVTNNAQVNMVISDKQLVKHLQKEVARLEAELRTPDPSNERDIKLMQMEKEMEELRRQRDLAQSQVEELRRKLEEEKRLKPSDSHSPAVKKCLSFSGTLLPKIDGKELGRCERVRTLGLGRQSLRQSSTAPFTLMHEIRKLEHLQEQLGEEATRALDVLQKEVSCHRLGNQDAAETIAKLQAEIREMRSIQPSAKDVTDIGNVLPVNKSISANLKDEITRLHSQGSPLADLEEKLENVQKSIDKLVMSLPTKRDQPSTDNSPKTKNPDKRKKLLPLASNSSLNMQNLIKSPCSPLTVSDQVLDRDIENRPPVSDALSGETHSVSDKDTPTKSECGDASSKENTPYRRSSSVNMRKMQKMFQNAAEENVRSIKAYVTELKERVAKLQYQKQLLVCQVLELEANEAAGYNLEECENIPEIEEESPAPWHLVFREQQQQIIELWDICHVSIIHRTQFYLLFKGDPADQIYMEVELRRLTWLQQHLTEMGNASPAPQAGNETIVSLSSSIRALKREREFLAKRMNTRMTAEEREALYIKWEVPLEGKLRRLQFVNKLWTDPHDEKHIQESAAIVEKLVGFGGGDLTKEMVELNFALPSDKRQWHMDWNQILKPPSFVRNIL; this is encoded by the exons ATGACTGTTAGAACACCAGGCACACCAGCCTCAAAAGTGGACAGGACACCAGCAGCTGCCACTCCAGGTGGAAATACAAATAGAGCAAGGGAAGAGAAAATTGTTGTAACTGTAAGACTAAGGCCTCTGAGCAAGAGAGAGCAAGCATCTAAAGATCAGATAGCCTGGGAATGCATTGATGATCATACAATTGTCTATAATCCGAGCCCCCAAGAACGTGCAGTTCTACCTGCATCTTTTTCATTCG ATAAAGTGTTCGGTCCTGATTGTTCAACTGAAAATGTCTATGAGGATGGAGTGAAAACGGTGGCATTATCTGCTCTTATGGGAATCAATG CAACAATATTTGCATACGGACAAACCAGCAGCGGGAAAACTTATACGATGAGAGGAATCACGGAGAAGGCTGTTAATGATATTTACATGCATATAATCAAT ACACCAGAAAGAGATTTCCGAATAAAGATATCTGGTCTTGAAATTTACAATGAGAATGTGAGGGACCTGCTGAACTCTGAATCTGGTCGTAGTCTTAAACTACTAGATGATCCAGAG AAAGGAACCGTGGTTGAGAAATTGGTGGAAGAGACAGCAAAAGATGGTCAACACTTGAGACATTTAATCCATGTCTGTGACG CTCAAAGACAAGTGGGTGAAACTGCATTAAACGATACTAGCTCCAGATCACACCAAATCATAAGACTG ACTATCGAAAGTACTCTTCGTGAAAGCTCAAATTGTGTGAGATCATATGTTGCCAGCCTG AACTTTGTAGATCTAGCTGGCAGTGAAAGAGCCTCACAAACAAACGCAGAGGGTGCCAGGCTTAGGGAAGGGTGTCATATTAATTTAAGCTTGATGACCCTTACAACAGTAATCAGGAAGCTAAG TGTGGGAAAAAGAAGCGGTCACATACCCTACCGAGATTCAAAGCTCACACGAATATTGCAGCATTCACTGGGAGGAAATGCCCGCACTGCCATCATATGTACATTGAGTCCAGCGACAAGTCATGCGGAACAATCTCGTAATACGCTTTTATTTGCTACCAGGGCAAAGGAAGTGACAAACAACGCTCAAGTGAACATG GTAATTTCCGACAAACAGCTTGTTAAGCATTTACAAAAGGAAGTAGCAAGACTTGAAGCAGAGTTACGCACACCAGACCCATCTAATGAGAGAGACATAAAACTTATGCAG ATGGAGAAGGAGATGGAAGAATTGAGACGTCAAAGAGATCTAGCGCAGTCTCAAGTAGAGGAGTTGCGTAGGAAACTCGAGGAGGAAAAG AGATTAAAACCATCTGATTCACATAGCCCTGCTGTAAAGAAGTGTCTGTCATTTTCTGGAACTTTATTACCAAAAATTGATGGAAAGGAGCTAGGCCGCTGTGAAAGAGTAAGAACTCTGGGTCTGGGAAGGCAGTCACTGAGGCAATCATCAACTGCTCCTTTTACGTTGATGCATGAAATCCGAAAACTTGAACATCTCCAGGAGCAGTTGGGTGAAGAGGCTACTCGAGCCCTTGATGTACTACAAAAGGAGGTTTCTTGCCATAGATTAGGCAACCAAGATGCAGCAGAGACTATAGCTAAGCTTCAAGCGGAGATAAGGGAAATGCGCAGTATCCAGCCTTCTGCTAAGGATGTAACTGACATTGGAAATGTCTTGCCCGTCAACAAGAGTATCAGTGCAAACTTGAAAGATGAGATAACCAGACTTCATTCACAAGGAAGC CCATTAGCTGATCTTGAGGAGAAACTAGAGAATGTCCAGAAGTCAATAGACAAATTAGTAATGTCTCTTCCAACTAAGAGAGATCAACCATCTACTGATAACAGTCCGAAGACAAAGAATCCTGATAAGAGGAAGAAATTGCTGCCGTTAGCTTCAAATAGTAGTTTGAACATGCAAAACCTCATAAAGTCTCCATGTTCTCCCTTAACAGTTTCTGACCAAGTATTAGACCGTGATATTGAGAACAGACCTCCAGTTTCTGATGCTCTGTCCGGTGAAACTCACTCAGTTTCTGACAAAGACACTCCCACCAAAAGTGAATGTGGAGATGCCTCATCAAAGGAAAACACCCCTTATCGACGTTCAAGTTCTGTTAATATGAGGAAAATGCAGAAAATGTTTCAAAATGCAGCAGAAGAGAATGTGAGGAGCATAAAAGCTTATGTCACTGAACTTAAAGAGCGTGTAGCCAAGCTCCAATATCAGAAACAGCTTCTTGTATGCCAG GTGCTTGAACTGGAAGCAAATGAGGCAGCCGGATATAATTTGGAGGAGTGTGAGAATATCCCTGAGATCGAGGAGGAGTCACCAGCTCCATGGCATTTGGTTTTcagagagcagcagcagcagatcaTCGAGTTATGGGATATTTGCCATGTTTCAATCATCCACCGAACCCAATTTTATCTGTTGTTCAAGGGGGACCCTGCTGATCAAATATACATGGAAGTGGAGCTCAGACGCCTGACATGGCTGCAACAGCACCTAACTGAGATGGGAAATGCAAGTCCTGCTCCTCAGGCAGGAAACGAGACCATAGTCTCATTATCTTCAAG TATCAGAGCTTTAAAGCGCGAGAGAGAGTTTCTTGCGAAGAGGATGAACACGCGCATGACAGCTGAAGAGAGAGAAGCATTGTACATAAAATGGGAAGTGCCGTTGGAGGGGAAGCTAAGGAGGTTGCAGTTTGTGAACAAGTTGTGGACGGATCCCCATGACGAGAAGCATATACAAGAGAGCGCAGCGATAGTGGAGAAGCTTGTAGGGTTTGGTGGAGGAGATTTGACAAAGGAGATGGTTGAGCTCAATTTTGCACTTCCATCTGATAAAAGGCAATGGCATATGGACTGGAATCAGATACTTAAACCACCATCATTTGTCAGGAATATTCTGTAA